From one Conyzicola nivalis genomic stretch:
- a CDS encoding SDR family NAD(P)-dependent oxidoreductase yields the protein MRIDLEGTTALVTGSTQGIGLAIATGLAAAGARVAINGRSESSVQRGISDVRSTVPDAQLIPLVADISTEEGSATAVETVPDVDILVNNLGIFGAKPVLEIDDEEWKRYFDVNVLTAVRLTRLYLPGMMEREWGRVLNIASDSAIVIPAEMVHYGVSKTALLGVSRGYAKEAAGTGVTVNSVIAGPTHTKGVEDFVYELVDPALPWDEAQHEFMLKHRPQSLLQRLIEPEEIANMVVYLSSRFASATTGAAVRVDGGYVDSIVP from the coding sequence ATGCGAATCGATCTCGAAGGCACAACCGCGCTCGTCACCGGCTCCACCCAGGGCATCGGGCTCGCCATCGCGACGGGTCTGGCCGCCGCCGGAGCCCGCGTGGCGATCAACGGGCGCAGCGAATCCAGCGTGCAGCGCGGCATCAGCGACGTGCGATCGACCGTGCCCGACGCCCAGCTGATCCCGCTCGTCGCCGACATCAGCACCGAGGAGGGCAGCGCGACCGCGGTCGAAACGGTGCCCGACGTCGACATCCTCGTCAACAACCTCGGGATCTTCGGGGCGAAGCCGGTGCTCGAGATCGACGACGAAGAGTGGAAGCGCTACTTCGACGTCAACGTGCTCACCGCGGTGCGCCTCACCCGCCTGTACCTGCCGGGGATGATGGAGCGCGAGTGGGGACGCGTTCTGAACATCGCGAGCGACTCGGCGATCGTGATCCCGGCCGAGATGGTGCACTACGGCGTCTCGAAGACCGCGCTGCTCGGCGTCTCGCGCGGCTACGCGAAGGAGGCCGCCGGCACCGGCGTGACCGTGAACTCGGTCATCGCCGGCCCGACCCACACCAAGGGCGTCGAGGACTTCGTCTACGAACTCGTCGACCCGGCCCTGCCGTGGGACGAGGCACAGCACGAGTTCATGCTCAAGCACCGCCCGCAGTCGCTGCTGCAGCGGCTGATCGAGCCGGAGGAGATCGCCAACATGGTCGTCTACCTCAGCTCGCGTTTCGCCTCCGCGACGACGGGGGCCGCCGTCCGGGTGGACGGCGGCTACGTCGACTCGATCGTGCCCTAG
- a CDS encoding TetR/AcrR family transcriptional regulator, with the protein MTSETLGLRDRKRIETRERLEKCAVTLVMRDGIENATIDAISDLADVSPRTFFNYFDSKEDAILGLRDVEITDEAIAAHIASHPDADAIESIVRLIVTRLGTSITEREVRATRLELVLRHPQLMGRQFAQMTRMAERLSSAVTAILERDPRFDGADSPTTELVLAICGAAVRVAVMELAASHCEPDPEQLQQRAIVLVREVVQKLQ; encoded by the coding sequence ATGACATCCGAGACCCTGGGGCTGCGCGACCGCAAGCGCATCGAGACGCGCGAGCGCCTCGAGAAGTGCGCGGTCACCCTCGTGATGCGCGACGGCATCGAGAACGCGACCATCGACGCGATCAGCGATCTCGCCGATGTCTCGCCGCGCACCTTCTTCAACTACTTCGACAGCAAGGAAGACGCGATCCTGGGTCTACGTGATGTCGAGATCACCGACGAGGCGATCGCTGCCCACATCGCCAGCCATCCCGACGCCGACGCGATCGAGTCGATCGTCCGGCTCATCGTCACCCGGCTCGGCACGTCGATCACCGAGCGCGAGGTGCGCGCCACCCGGCTGGAACTCGTGCTGCGACATCCGCAACTCATGGGCAGGCAGTTCGCCCAGATGACGCGCATGGCCGAGCGGCTCTCGAGCGCGGTCACCGCGATCCTCGAACGCGACCCCCGGTTCGACGGCGCCGACTCCCCCACCACCGAACTCGTCCTCGCCATCTGCGGAGCCGCCGTGCGCGTCGCCGTGATGGAACTCGCGGCCTCGCACTGCGAGCCCGACCCCGAACAACTGCAACAGCGGGCCATCGTGCTCGTCAGAGAGGTAGTACAGAAACTCCAATGA
- a CDS encoding FtsX-like permease family protein: MTTLVFADMVRSARIWFGAFIVVAVAAFAATVPAALTETGLRDATLAGYALVAIAATITLLTVIATVVVVGSVMRLTVALRRRSYALWQTVGVMPSRVRGVVVTQLLVVAAAGAALGAAVGAFVTPAATESALDGSNGVDTFDVTISPIVAAGTAVAVAVVALLAGDSAARRAARTSPLEVLRESPVVRGARVWPRWAIAVVLLAVVAQMLSGLAASAAAGGGAAAILIGPLLVAATAALGPVVFPRVMRLWTAIVPASASASWFVARANTLYAVDRSSSIVASLLVAVALPGTFAAGEGTLARALAILQGGEAVQNPGGTTLLVLGGPVLLAAAGAAAATVMSSGARAREGALLSAAGAPPGFGLATALWEGAIQVVTAGLIAAVVIAVTATAQAWILSTVAPGATPDFSPVTFGSTFAVTTAGLLLATLVPTLATKKQEVPQALGDE, encoded by the coding sequence GTGACCACGCTCGTCTTCGCCGACATGGTGCGATCGGCGCGCATCTGGTTCGGGGCGTTCATCGTCGTCGCGGTCGCCGCTTTCGCGGCCACGGTTCCCGCGGCACTCACCGAAACGGGCCTGCGCGACGCGACGCTCGCGGGCTACGCGCTCGTCGCGATCGCGGCCACGATCACCCTGCTGACGGTCATCGCGACGGTCGTCGTGGTCGGCTCCGTCATGCGGCTCACCGTGGCGCTGCGCCGCCGGAGTTACGCGCTCTGGCAGACGGTCGGGGTGATGCCGTCCCGGGTGCGGGGCGTCGTGGTGACGCAACTGCTGGTCGTCGCGGCCGCAGGGGCCGCTCTCGGCGCGGCGGTGGGTGCCTTCGTGACGCCGGCGGCCACGGAGAGCGCACTCGACGGGTCGAACGGCGTGGACACGTTCGACGTCACGATCTCGCCGATCGTCGCCGCGGGTACGGCCGTCGCCGTCGCCGTCGTCGCGCTGTTGGCGGGCGACTCGGCCGCGCGCCGGGCGGCCCGCACCAGTCCGCTCGAGGTCTTGCGCGAGTCGCCCGTGGTTCGCGGCGCCCGCGTGTGGCCACGATGGGCCATCGCGGTCGTTCTCCTCGCCGTGGTGGCGCAGATGCTCTCCGGCCTCGCGGCATCGGCCGCGGCCGGCGGGGGCGCGGCGGCGATTCTCATCGGCCCGCTGCTGGTCGCGGCGACGGCCGCGCTCGGCCCGGTCGTCTTCCCCCGCGTCATGCGTCTCTGGACGGCGATCGTGCCGGCGAGCGCCTCGGCGTCGTGGTTCGTCGCCCGCGCCAACACCCTCTACGCCGTCGACCGCAGCTCGAGCATCGTGGCCTCGCTCCTCGTCGCGGTGGCATTGCCCGGCACGTTCGCGGCGGGCGAGGGCACTCTCGCCCGCGCCCTGGCGATCCTTCAGGGTGGCGAGGCGGTGCAGAACCCCGGCGGCACGACACTTCTCGTGCTCGGTGGTCCGGTGTTGTTGGCGGCGGCCGGCGCAGCCGCGGCGACCGTGATGTCGAGCGGGGCACGCGCGCGCGAAGGCGCCCTGCTCAGCGCCGCCGGCGCACCGCCCGGATTCGGCCTCGCGACCGCGCTGTGGGAGGGCGCGATCCAGGTCGTCACGGCCGGGCTCATCGCCGCGGTCGTGATCGCGGTGACAGCGACGGCCCAGGCCTGGATCCTCTCGACGGTGGCTCCGGGGGCGACCCCCGACTTCTCCCCCGTCACCTTCGGATCCACCTTCGCCGTGACGACGGCGGGATTGCTGCTGGCGACCCTCGTTCCCACCCTGGCGACGAAAAAGCAGGAGGTACCGCAGGCGCTGGGCGACGAGTAG
- a CDS encoding cupin domain-containing protein encodes METIDFETLTRVAGGTARFEGEGLGSSVSFFVVRNQPGGGADKHRHPYDETFVIIEGDIEVIVDGELRMLGAGTIAVVPAGAWHEFKNRSDRRSLMVNIHASPRIIQEDWAQ; translated from the coding sequence ATGGAAACTATCGACTTCGAGACGTTGACGCGGGTGGCGGGCGGTACCGCCCGCTTCGAGGGCGAGGGGCTCGGATCATCCGTCTCCTTCTTCGTCGTCCGCAACCAGCCGGGCGGTGGCGCCGACAAGCACCGTCACCCGTACGACGAGACCTTCGTGATCATCGAGGGCGACATCGAGGTGATCGTCGACGGAGAGCTGCGGATGCTCGGGGCCGGCACGATCGCGGTCGTGCCGGCGGGTGCGTGGCACGAGTTCAAGAACCGTTCCGATCGACGGTCGCTGATGGTGAACATCCACGCGTCGCCGCGCATCATCCAGGAGGACTGGGCGCAGTAG
- a CDS encoding HNH endonuclease signature motif containing protein produces MNESTEVIRQIGDQLAALATVPAAAATDDDLVAFAVELERAGRFVDALRTRAAAELDERSSSRLDGLSDRYGFRTGAQLLEFLTRVSPAEAARRVRLGRATISTASLVGDELPPKHPRVAAALQRGEIGVDSANIIIRCLDQASPHASVEDLEVAEAELVDAAAHDGADLIAVQARAWREALDADGAEPRDERIQRLRSFRIGRENENGLTPFSGAADPYFAGLLRTALNNANRPGVEPRFLSETDRQTGLSIVESDEGEVIEGVTDPRTRDQRNYDVLQGVVTAGLRSTGTKTGEMRDLAQVTAVITMDDLESGSGVAWIDDVTEPVSAATTAEVVCAKGLAKIIIGENGEPLYLGKHKRYFTAAQMRALAVRDGGCVWPGCGAPAAWAEGHHVRAYADGGPTDIDNGVLLCRYHHHKLHRSGFQIRMIDARPHMLLTPAMDPAQRWRPVGKSRIEAVQVRREKAG; encoded by the coding sequence TCGTCGCCTTCGCGGTCGAACTCGAGCGAGCGGGGCGCTTCGTCGACGCCCTGCGAACGCGGGCCGCGGCCGAGCTCGACGAGCGATCGTCGAGCCGGCTCGACGGGCTATCCGACAGGTACGGCTTCCGCACCGGCGCCCAGTTGCTCGAATTCCTGACCCGCGTCTCCCCGGCAGAGGCGGCGCGTCGGGTGCGCCTCGGACGAGCGACGATCAGCACAGCGAGTCTCGTCGGCGACGAGCTGCCGCCCAAGCACCCACGGGTCGCTGCGGCTCTTCAGCGGGGCGAGATCGGAGTCGACTCGGCGAACATCATCATCCGCTGCCTCGACCAGGCGTCGCCGCACGCCTCCGTCGAAGACCTCGAGGTCGCCGAGGCCGAGCTGGTTGATGCGGCGGCCCACGACGGTGCCGACCTCATCGCTGTCCAGGCGCGGGCATGGCGCGAGGCGCTCGACGCCGACGGTGCCGAGCCGCGCGACGAACGAATCCAGCGACTGCGCTCGTTCCGGATCGGTCGCGAGAACGAGAACGGTCTCACGCCCTTCAGCGGGGCGGCCGATCCCTACTTTGCCGGCCTGCTGCGTACCGCCCTTAACAACGCGAACAGGCCGGGCGTCGAACCTCGCTTTCTTTCCGAGACCGACCGGCAGACGGGTCTCAGCATCGTCGAGTCCGACGAGGGCGAGGTGATCGAAGGTGTCACCGATCCGCGCACGCGCGATCAGCGCAACTACGACGTGCTGCAGGGTGTTGTCACGGCGGGGCTCCGATCTACCGGAACGAAGACCGGCGAGATGCGCGATCTCGCCCAGGTCACCGCCGTGATCACCATGGACGATCTCGAATCAGGCAGCGGTGTCGCCTGGATCGACGACGTCACCGAACCCGTTTCCGCCGCGACGACCGCGGAGGTGGTCTGCGCGAAAGGACTCGCCAAGATCATCATCGGCGAGAACGGCGAGCCGCTCTATCTCGGCAAGCACAAGCGCTACTTCACCGCCGCTCAGATGCGCGCTCTCGCCGTGCGCGACGGTGGCTGTGTCTGGCCGGGCTGTGGTGCACCGGCTGCCTGGGCCGAAGGGCATCACGTTCGCGCGTACGCCGACGGCGGCCCGACCGACATCGACAACGGGGTGCTTCTCTGCCGGTACCACCACCACAAACTGCATCGATCCGGTTTCCAGATCCGCATGATCGACGCTCGACCGCACATGCTGTTGACGCCGGCGATGGACCCGGCGCAGAGATGGCGCCCGGTCGGGAAATCCCGAATCGAGGCGGTTCAGGTGCGGCGGGAGAAGGCCGGGTGA
- the treS gene encoding maltose alpha-D-glucosyltransferase: protein MNDENPELTGPDAEEEILERDPSEITYDEQLYPARPRRLRPRANLRGGSLRRSFSDPRSANGLNPAYVEWLVRQAMLKDADVLSRQLSGQPSMWRNPYARPDARRAVGISDVWFTAYPISIMTRPGESFLAALAEPELWEAFQAIGINGVHTGPVKRAGGIVGWGETPSVDGHFDRISTEIDPAFGDEDTFRRMTDVAEEHDGIIIDDIVPGHTGKGADFRLAEMAFKDYPGIYHMVEIPEEEWGLLPEVPAGRDSVNLDSATEAALAEHGYIIGELQRVIFYQPGVKETNWSATAPVIGVDGVTRRWVYLHYFKEGQPSVNWLDPTFAGMRLVIGDALHSLGDLGTSALRLDANGFLGVEKSAEGLPAWSEGHPLSHAANQIIAGMVRKVGGFSFQELNLTIEDIRDTSVVGADLSYDFINRPAYHHALATGDTEFLRLTLRTSLELGVEPVSLVHGLQNHDELTYELVHWATLHKDDLFSYKNGEVTGAELAESVRSDLTVALTEPAADYNLVFTTNGIACTTASLIAATRGHETLESIGDDDVAPIRDAHLLLAAFNSWQPGVFALSGWDLLGMLTVPRDEVADLIAEGDTRWIERGALDLLGQSPEATKSPSGMPRARSLYGPLPEQLAEPDSFAQRLRAMLAVRAKYGIATATQVDIPNVARPGMLVLVHELLDFDENGLPVMQITALNFTDEAIEGTIHSESLPPRATVTDAADDTEIGVVDDLHSFPITLEPYGARFLILRREELEPEETA from the coding sequence GTGAACGACGAAAATCCCGAACTGACCGGACCGGACGCGGAAGAGGAAATCCTCGAACGCGACCCTTCGGAGATCACCTACGACGAGCAGCTCTATCCGGCGCGGCCCCGGCGTCTCCGCCCCCGCGCCAACCTGCGTGGCGGCAGCCTCCGACGCTCGTTCTCCGACCCGCGTTCGGCTAACGGGCTGAACCCGGCGTACGTCGAGTGGCTCGTGCGTCAGGCGATGCTCAAGGACGCCGACGTGCTCAGCCGCCAGCTCTCGGGCCAGCCGAGCATGTGGCGCAACCCCTACGCCCGCCCCGACGCCCGTCGCGCGGTCGGCATCTCCGACGTGTGGTTCACCGCCTACCCGATCTCGATCATGACCCGCCCCGGCGAGTCGTTCCTCGCCGCGCTCGCCGAGCCCGAGCTCTGGGAGGCCTTCCAGGCCATCGGCATCAACGGCGTGCACACCGGACCCGTCAAGCGCGCCGGCGGCATCGTCGGCTGGGGCGAGACCCCCAGCGTCGACGGCCACTTCGACCGCATCAGCACCGAGATCGACCCGGCGTTCGGCGACGAGGACACCTTCCGTCGCATGACGGATGTCGCGGAAGAACACGACGGCATCATCATCGACGACATCGTACCCGGCCACACCGGCAAGGGCGCGGACTTCCGCCTCGCCGAGATGGCGTTCAAGGACTACCCCGGCATCTACCACATGGTCGAGATCCCGGAAGAGGAGTGGGGACTCCTGCCCGAGGTCCCGGCCGGCCGCGACTCGGTCAACCTGGATTCGGCGACGGAGGCCGCGCTCGCCGAGCATGGCTACATCATCGGCGAGCTGCAGCGCGTGATCTTCTACCAGCCCGGCGTCAAGGAGACGAACTGGAGCGCGACCGCTCCCGTGATCGGCGTCGACGGTGTCACCCGCCGCTGGGTTTACCTGCACTACTTCAAGGAGGGTCAGCCCTCGGTCAACTGGCTCGACCCGACTTTCGCGGGTATGCGCCTGGTGATCGGCGATGCCCTGCACTCGCTCGGCGACCTCGGCACGAGCGCGCTGCGACTCGACGCCAACGGATTCCTCGGCGTCGAGAAGAGCGCGGAGGGTCTCCCGGCCTGGTCGGAGGGCCACCCGCTCTCGCACGCCGCGAACCAGATCATCGCCGGCATGGTGCGCAAGGTCGGCGGCTTCAGCTTCCAGGAGCTCAACCTCACGATCGAAGACATCAGGGACACCAGCGTCGTCGGCGCCGACCTCTCCTACGACTTCATCAACCGTCCGGCATACCACCACGCCCTCGCGACCGGCGACACCGAGTTCCTGCGTCTCACGCTGCGCACCTCGCTCGAGCTGGGCGTCGAGCCCGTCAGCCTGGTGCACGGTCTGCAGAACCACGACGAGCTCACCTACGAGCTCGTGCACTGGGCCACGCTGCACAAAGACGACCTCTTCTCCTACAAGAACGGCGAGGTCACCGGCGCCGAGCTGGCCGAATCCGTGCGGTCCGACCTCACGGTCGCGCTCACCGAGCCGGCCGCCGACTACAACCTCGTGTTCACCACGAACGGCATCGCCTGCACGACGGCGTCGCTGATCGCCGCGACGCGCGGTCACGAGACGCTCGAGTCCATCGGAGACGACGACGTCGCGCCCATCCGCGACGCGCACCTGCTGCTGGCAGCGTTCAACTCGTGGCAGCCCGGCGTCTTCGCGCTCTCCGGCTGGGACCTGCTCGGCATGCTGACGGTGCCGCGCGACGAGGTCGCCGACCTGATCGCAGAGGGTGACACCCGCTGGATCGAGCGCGGTGCCCTCGACCTGCTCGGCCAGTCGCCCGAGGCCACGAAGTCGCCGTCGGGAATGCCGCGTGCGCGGTCGCTCTACGGGCCGCTCCCCGAGCAGCTCGCCGAGCCCGACTCGTTCGCCCAGCGCCTCCGGGCGATGCTCGCCGTGCGCGCGAAGTACGGCATCGCGACGGCAACGCAGGTCGACATCCCGAACGTCGCCCGCCCTGGCATGCTCGTGCTCGTGCACGAACTGCTCGACTTCGACGAGAACGGCCTGCCCGTGATGCAGATCACCGCGCTCAACTTCACCGACGAGGCGATCGAGGGGACGATCCATTCGGAGTCGCTCCCGCCGCGGGCGACGGTGACGGATGCCGCGGACGACACCGAAATCGGCGTCGTCGACGACCTGCACAGCTTCCCGATCACCCTCGAGCCGTACGGCGCGCGCTTCCTCATCCTGCGCCGCGAAGAGCTGGAGCCGGAAGAAACCGCCTAG
- a CDS encoding ABC transporter ATP-binding protein — MDDVLLSARDLTKSFATRGAADTPPALRGVSLDVRAGEFVSIVGPSGSGKSTLLYCLSGLELPTSGTVEIGGVDISRLSPNRRATLRRERVGFVFQSYNLIPSLTVRENVALPARLSRRPTDDAAVDGTLARVGLAALAKVYPGTLSGGQQQRVAIARVLATAPDVVFADEPTGALDTAAGSVVLDLLREAAADGHAVVMVTHDLDAAARADRVLVIRDGALHRELARPTSREIFDAVEQSARRSAS; from the coding sequence GTGGACGACGTACTGCTGAGCGCGCGCGACCTGACGAAGAGTTTTGCGACCCGCGGCGCCGCTGACACACCACCCGCTCTGCGCGGGGTGTCCCTCGACGTGCGCGCGGGCGAATTCGTCAGCATCGTCGGTCCGAGCGGTTCGGGAAAGTCGACCCTCCTCTACTGCCTCAGCGGACTCGAACTGCCGACGTCGGGAACGGTCGAGATCGGCGGCGTCGACATCTCCCGACTCAGCCCCAACCGGCGCGCGACCCTCAGGCGGGAGCGCGTGGGCTTCGTGTTCCAGTCGTACAACCTCATTCCGTCACTCACGGTGCGGGAGAACGTCGCCCTGCCCGCCCGCCTCTCGCGCCGCCCGACCGACGACGCGGCGGTCGACGGCACTCTCGCCCGGGTGGGACTCGCCGCGCTCGCGAAGGTCTACCCCGGCACCCTGTCGGGCGGACAACAGCAGCGCGTCGCCATCGCCCGCGTGCTCGCCACCGCCCCCGATGTGGTGTTCGCCGACGAGCCGACCGGCGCGCTCGACACCGCCGCCGGTTCCGTCGTGCTCGATCTGCTGCGGGAGGCCGCTGCCGACGGCCACGCGGTGGTGATGGTGACCCACGACCTCGACGCCGCCGCCCGCGCCGACCGCGTGCTCGTGATCCGCGACGGCGCGCTGCACCGCGAACTCGCGCGGCCCACGTCGCGCGAGATCTTCGACGCCGTCGAGCAGTCCGCCCGTCGCAGCGCATCGTGA
- a CDS encoding MarR family winged helix-turn-helix transcriptional regulator, with amino-acid sequence MAKHQVPTGSPFGLLTDEESRAWFAYMKLQLRLRYEMNRQLQADSGISLADYDVMVALTSAEGARMSMSALATRIGWERSRTSHHVKRMTGRGLLALSPSAADRRVTEVSLSAEGWGVLRDATPRHVELVRSMFFSGLDPALLDALSASLEQAYETVIEHGTLPRPDDHP; translated from the coding sequence ATGGCAAAGCATCAGGTACCGACGGGGTCGCCATTCGGGCTCCTCACCGACGAGGAGAGCCGCGCCTGGTTCGCCTACATGAAGCTGCAGTTGCGACTGCGCTACGAGATGAACCGCCAGCTGCAGGCCGACAGCGGCATTTCGCTCGCCGACTACGACGTTATGGTCGCTCTCACCAGCGCGGAGGGCGCCCGTATGAGCATGTCGGCCCTCGCCACGCGCATCGGGTGGGAGCGCAGCCGCACCTCCCATCACGTCAAACGCATGACCGGCCGCGGCCTTCTCGCGCTGTCACCCTCGGCCGCAGACCGGCGTGTGACCGAGGTGAGTCTTTCCGCCGAGGGCTGGGGCGTGCTGCGGGATGCGACCCCCCGCCACGTCGAGCTCGTGCGCTCCATGTTTTTCTCCGGGCTCGATCCGGCGCTGCTCGACGCGCTGAGCGCGTCACTCGAGCAGGCGTACGAGACGGTCATCGAGCACGGAACGCTCCCCCGCCCCGACGACCACCCGTGA
- a CDS encoding dihydrofolate reductase family protein, whose protein sequence is MGTVYSTASMSLDGYIAYDDDDPGALFDWYQAGGIEMTTAMDDLTFHVTEPSHDYLRDQTLALGAIVVGRRLFDVTDGWKGRHPYDVPVVVMTHEPPADWSYTGAKDFHFVTDGVEAAIRVAQTIAGRREVSVAAGEVATQALEAGLLDEVRIDLAPVVLGSGRPYFTGGSTRVLDEPTTIIQTARVTHLVYPVPRG, encoded by the coding sequence ATGGGCACGGTCTATTCCACGGCGTCGATGTCGCTCGACGGCTACATCGCCTACGACGACGACGATCCGGGGGCACTGTTCGACTGGTATCAGGCGGGCGGCATCGAGATGACCACCGCGATGGACGATCTGACCTTCCACGTCACCGAACCCAGCCACGACTATCTCCGCGATCAGACACTCGCGCTCGGCGCCATCGTCGTTGGTCGGCGGCTGTTCGATGTCACCGACGGTTGGAAGGGGCGGCATCCGTATGACGTTCCGGTCGTCGTGATGACGCACGAGCCGCCCGCCGACTGGAGCTACACGGGCGCGAAGGACTTCCACTTCGTGACCGACGGTGTGGAGGCGGCGATCCGGGTGGCGCAGACCATCGCCGGCCGACGGGAAGTCAGCGTCGCGGCGGGAGAGGTGGCGACGCAGGCCCTCGAGGCAGGTCTACTCGATGAGGTGCGGATCGACCTTGCGCCTGTCGTGTTGGGCTCGGGGCGTCCGTACTTCACGGGCGGCTCCACCCGCGTGCTCGACGAACCGACCACGATCATCCAGACGGCGCGGGTGACGCACCTGGTCTACCCGGTGCCGCGCGGGTAA
- a CDS encoding MDR family MFS transporter, which produces MSATTTTARPAADPALKRNILLVFAGLMVTMLLASLDQTIFSTALPTIVGELDGVDHMLWVTTAYILASTIMLPVYGKLGDLIGRKGLFIGAIGLFIAGSIVGGLADNMAWLIAGRAIQGLGGGGLMILSQAIIADVVPARERGKYMGIMGGVFALSSVAGPLLGGWFTEGIGWRWAFWMNIPLGILAIASAVVFLKLPKVEHARPRIDFTGMGLLALASTCLMLVTTWGGTTYDWDSVVIIGLIAGFVVTAVAFVMVERAAAEPIMPLHLFTDRNFNLTTIAGLITGIAMFGALAYLPTYLQMVTGVNATEAGLLMIPMMAALLISSIASGQLVSRTGRYKWLPIVGTFIVAAALVLMSTMTPELPIWILCSYLALMGLGLGMSMQILILIVQNSFPVREVGTATASNNYFRQIGASLGAAIVGSLFVARLTDLLAERMPAGAADGGGSNSFTPAIVRDLPDAVRDVIVGAYNDALTPVFLYMVPLVIVAAILLCFVQEKPLATTIERDILPESLEIDGASSVALTTASIPVVGGSDDTARAERTPRA; this is translated from the coding sequence ATGAGCGCCACAACCACCACAGCGCGACCCGCCGCCGATCCGGCGCTGAAACGCAACATCCTGCTCGTCTTCGCCGGGCTCATGGTCACGATGCTGCTCGCGTCACTCGACCAGACCATCTTCTCCACCGCGCTCCCGACGATCGTCGGCGAGCTCGACGGCGTCGACCACATGCTGTGGGTGACGACCGCCTACATCCTCGCGTCCACGATCATGCTGCCCGTCTACGGCAAGCTCGGCGACCTCATCGGCCGCAAGGGCCTGTTCATCGGCGCGATCGGCCTGTTCATCGCCGGCTCGATCGTCGGCGGCCTGGCGGACAACATGGCCTGGCTCATCGCCGGCCGCGCCATCCAGGGCCTCGGCGGCGGCGGTCTTATGATCCTGTCGCAGGCGATCATCGCCGACGTGGTCCCCGCCCGCGAACGCGGCAAGTACATGGGGATCATGGGCGGCGTCTTCGCGCTGTCGTCCGTCGCCGGACCGCTGTTGGGCGGCTGGTTCACCGAGGGCATCGGCTGGCGCTGGGCGTTCTGGATGAACATCCCGCTCGGCATCCTCGCCATCGCCTCGGCCGTGGTCTTCCTCAAGCTGCCGAAGGTGGAGCACGCCAGGCCGCGCATCGACTTCACCGGAATGGGCCTGCTCGCGCTCGCCTCGACGTGCCTCATGCTCGTGACCACGTGGGGCGGAACGACCTACGACTGGGATTCCGTCGTGATCATCGGTCTCATCGCCGGCTTCGTCGTCACCGCCGTCGCGTTCGTGATGGTGGAGCGCGCCGCCGCCGAGCCGATCATGCCGCTGCACCTCTTCACGGACCGCAACTTCAACCTCACCACGATCGCCGGCCTCATCACCGGTATCGCCATGTTCGGCGCCCTCGCCTACCTGCCGACCTACCTGCAGATGGTCACCGGCGTGAACGCCACCGAGGCGGGCCTGCTGATGATCCCGATGATGGCGGCGCTCCTGATCTCGTCGATCGCCTCGGGCCAGCTCGTGAGCCGCACCGGACGCTACAAGTGGCTGCCGATCGTGGGCACGTTCATCGTGGCCGCAGCACTCGTGCTGATGTCGACCATGACACCCGAGCTCCCGATCTGGATTCTCTGCTCGTACCTCGCGCTGATGGGACTCGGTCTCGGAATGAGCATGCAGATCCTCATCCTCATCGTGCAGAACTCGTTCCCGGTGCGCGAGGTCGGAACAGCGACGGCGTCGAACAACTACTTCCGCCAGATCGGTGCCTCGCTGGGCGCCGCGATCGTCGGCAGCCTGTTCGTCGCCCGCCTCACCGACCTGCTCGCCGAGCGCATGCCCGCCGGCGCCGCGGACGGCGGCGGCTCGAACTCGTTCACCCCCGCCATCGTGCGCGACCTGCCCGACGCGGTGCGCGACGTGATCGTCGGCGCGTACAACGACGCGCTCACCCCGGTGTTCCTCTACATGGTGCCGCTCGTGATCGTCGCCGCGATCCTGCTCTGCTTCGTGCAGGAGAAGCCCCTCGCCACCACGATCGAACGCGACATCCTGCCGGAGTCGCTCGAGATCGACGGCGCATCGAGCGTGGCACTCACCACCGCATCGATCCCGGTGGTCGGCGGTTCGGATGACACGGCGCGCGCAGAACGCACGCCCCGGGCGTAA
- a CDS encoding nuclear transport factor 2 family protein translates to MSTAESLMRANLLEVFAERDPQRRTTAIARTYTDDVVFTDPDDSAIGHDAIHRKAQEVLDGAPDFVFRAGGPVYEAGDLAYLAWEFGPEGQPAVVSGVDVGFVEGERLAKVYTLLLR, encoded by the coding sequence ATGTCTACAGCCGAATCGCTTATGCGAGCCAATCTGCTCGAGGTGTTCGCCGAACGCGACCCGCAGCGCAGGACCACGGCGATCGCCCGCACCTACACCGATGACGTCGTGTTCACCGACCCCGACGACAGCGCGATCGGCCACGACGCTATCCACAGGAAGGCACAGGAAGTGCTCGACGGGGCACCGGACTTCGTCTTCCGTGCGGGCGGCCCGGTCTACGAGGCCGGCGATCTCGCGTATCTCGCATGGGAGTTCGGGCCGGAGGGCCAACCGGCTGTCGTGTCGGGGGTCGACGTGGGATTCGTCGAAGGTGAGAGGCTCGCGAAGGTCTACACCCTGCTGCTGCGTTAG